Below is a genomic region from Ursus arctos isolate Adak ecotype North America unplaced genomic scaffold, UrsArc2.0 scaffold_32, whole genome shotgun sequence.
AACAAACTCGGGGCTTCTCGGCATGAGAGCGCCTCCCGGCTGCTCTGACCCCTTCTCTCTAAGACGGAGGCTTCAACTATTTGATTCTTCAACCTGAACCACTTCCCCGTGAACCTCAACCAAACGGGAAAGTGGCTTGGGAGCCATTGGCTCCTAGGGAGCCCCTGCTGAACCACGACCCCAGAGCCTAAGGAGAAACCACATAGGACAAATGTTTGCGCTTCACGTGGCCACCGAGATCCAGTTTTGGTTTTGAGTCCAGCTTTTCTGCGGCTGAGACGACACCGCAGTCAGCAGACGGTGGCTGGGTTTGGGCGcttgtgtttgtttcttctgcttcCCGAAAAAACTTTTCATATCTGTCCAGGTACGGTGGTCTCTCAGGTAGCAGGTAGTAATGTGTCGAGCTAACCTTCTTCCCATTTTCAATGATGGGCAGAATGCACGGGACCTTATTGGCAGACCCTTCGCTGTTCTGTCTCTGCAGGGCTTTGCTGCTGACGTACTTGGGGTCAGGGGCAAAGCTCTGCGTAGGGGGCATGACCCCATTGAGGTAAGACGGGAGGCTTTTGGGGCTGGGTGTGCGGGAGTTACTCCGGGATAAAGGTTCTCTTGGTGGCACTTTGGGAGGCCTGTCTTCGTCACTGTAGGTGCTAGAAGTCACTTCCGCTGACCACCTTCTGTAATCCGGCTTCACTGGCCTAGGAGGTATGGGCACCCTGGGGGGAACCTCGGGTTTGTCTTCATCGGAGTTCGGAGAGGCTCTGTGTATGTAGCTGGATATCCTTATGGCTGGCTTGTTGAAGGATCCAGCTGGTCCCGAATGAGACCTCCTTAATCTTCGGTGGCTCTGGGGCGGAGGAGGGTTTGAATTCTGCACCCCGCCGGTCTGATCAGGGGCCTGGCTGAGGTCCGCGGCCGAGACAGCCGGGGTATCGAAATAGGCGTAGTTGATCTGTCCACACCCACGGAAGCTTCGCCTGCCGGGAACATCGTATTTGAAGCCTGAGAGCGTACAGTCTTCCAGGAGCAAGTCCGTGTCCGAGCTGGTGAGGAACTCTACCTCACAGTCCGTCTCGTCCAGGGAGAGGTCTTCAGAGATGGGCAGCGGCGGGAGGGGCCTGGAGCCCCGGTCACAGAGGGCCgcgcaggggaagggggaaggggggctCTTTATGGGTGTGAGCGGAGGAGGAGACGCACAGACCCCGTTCACGGAGAGCTTCCTAAAACCACACACGACTCGCTCCTCTTCGCGCTGCCCCAAGTCTTCGCCCGGGGGGACGAGAaggggggccaggctgggcttCTGAGCGGGGCCGTTTTCTGCCAAGTGGCTGCCGTTCCTCGGACCGCATGTCGCCGCGTGCCCTGGAACGAACGAGAAGGTCAGTCGAGGACCCGCGCCGTGCTCTGCCCCCCCGCGCGAGGCCGAGCCCGGCTCCCTGCGCCCACGGCTCTGTGCCAAGGCAGCGCCCACCGGCGGCTGCCGCCCTGAGAACCCCCGTGGGGCGGCCCAGGTGTAATTAGGGCCAGAGGATTGCTCATGCCCGTGATCCGGTTCAAAGACCGAGTTATCTCTGCCATCTCCCTCGGACATGTGTGCGGCGCACACCCACACATCTCGGCAGGTTTTGTGACGTGTGCAAAACTCGCAGACGACGAGCAGCGTGTAATTTACGTGGCGACCGCACCACACCAGCCCGGCCATGTAAGAGATGTGGCGACACGAGGCAGGCAGGGCGTGAGCGAGGCGACACCGGGTCCGCACCGTTAGCCCGTCGTGACGTGCTAGGTGCTCCTGACAAAAATCTAAGGAACACAGTGTCCCCGTCACACGGGCCACACGGCACATCGCACGCTTTCCTAAGTCCTGTATCCACGTGGACACTACTCGATCTCCCTCGGATGCGCAGCCGATACTTGGGAGAGACGAGGGCTCTCCTCCGAGGTCCCTAAAAGCTGTAAGCGGATCGGAGCTGGCATCGGAGCTCACGGACCGTGAAAgctcacacctgcacacacaggtCTCGTCAGGGCACCGGTGACTCAGGGCGAAGGCGGGGTGGCTCGAGAGCGAGCAGGGGTCAGGCTGCCACCAGGGGTCAGGCTCCCGCCGGACACGGTGCGGGCGGCTTCCTCACTTCAGCGCGGTGCTGGAGGACCGGCCGGGGccagccaggcccagccccacGGCCGACTGCCCTCAAGCGCGGCCCCGCTGGGGTTTCCAGGACACGTACCAAGAGCCGTGAGGCGCTCCTGAGCCGCAGAGTTGAGGCTGTAGGCCATGGTGATGGGGTCAATGTCCAAAAAGTgactgaaaggaaaggaaaaacatctCGTCATGACCAAGGAGCCGTCGTATTCTCGATCTCAGCTTACCATCACGGGCTTAGAGATCTCAGGGCCGTTCTGCCCTGCGCTTACTTTTCAAACTCACTGCGGCTGCCCCAGCAGGTCCTCACGGTCCTCATGGCTTGGCCATCGTGCAGAAATCCAGTTTTTAATGGGACTCTAATCTCCTGAGCAGCAACTCCCGCCGTGGACATGGTGTCTGACTCTGGGAGGTCTCCACACTTGTGAGGCCTGGGGATCTGCGGTCAACCAGTAGCTCGCATTCCCTGTGGGTGCGGGACAGAGAAGAGACGAGAGAATAAACAATTCACAAATAGCCACACAGAGCTAACAGCAGAGAATCTGGGGGGATGTGGGAAAGAAAAATTTAGTTATAGATGTTCACTCAATCCCGACCTTTCGGGATGAACTCATCCTTACTTCTCAGCATGGCACTTAAATGCAGACACTGAGAACAATGGGGGGGGGCGAGTACTAATCAAAGCTCTGAAATGTTTGCGGCTAAGTGAGGAATAATCCGTGGAGAGCAAAAGCAGATCTCCGATGGCAGCCCGACACCTGCACGACAAATCCCACTCGCTGGCCAAAGCGCACACCGCTCTCTAACGTCCTACGACCCGACCTTCCAGAGTGCGGTTATAGTGGGCACGGAGGTCCCGGTCCCCTAAGCCCACCGGGTCACTTCAGAAATCACTGTATTCAGTCCTGCAGGACCGGCATCCGCTAACCCCCAGCGCTGCCACCGCGCCGGAGACTGTACCGTGGCGCCGCGTTACCCCACGAGGACAAACTCTCCAGTTACTACCTCCTCGAGAATAAAGAAATAGATACGGAGATCCTCATTTCCATTATCCTGCAAAAATCAAGTTCTGCAAGGCTGCGGGCTTCAGCAGAGGCCTGGGACAGCGTCCTCCTTCCGCTGAAAGACACACTTACAGGCACATTCTTCACATTCTCCTGCGTGAAGTGCCTCGGGATTCACGCCTCGCTGTAAGGCAAGGGTGACGGAGGCTAAGTAAGTGCCCTTTTCTTACTCTAGGACGTCCTCGGTgtgaggaccctcttcctcaCCAGGTGGTCCGTGTCTGGAGTCGACCAGGAGCCCGCCCCACACCTTTCTCGAGGTGTCCACTAGCATCCATCTCTGCTCTCTTCAGAGAGTCACGCTTCCTTAGAGCAAGGGGAGGCTTTTTTCTTTCGGACACTAGGACATGATCTGTCAACTCTCTGGGTAACACTGACCCCTTCTGGGATGTGCACAGCCGCTTCCGAGCACTGTCTCGCGCTCTCCCCAGGCAGGGGTACAGCCGCCCGGAGCCGGGCGGTGTGCTGAGCACTGGGGGCGACACAGCTGAGTGCGACGTGCATGCAGGGGACGGCGGAGGGGCTACACAGGTCATCGGTTTTATGGACAGATCTGTCACCCACGAGACTGGGAGTCCAGGAGAGAGGCTAGGTCTCAATCGTGAATCACAGCAAGTGCTCAAGGACCGAGCGCCATCGAATTCTTAGCACCGTCAGGACCACCTGAACGCACACGATGAATAGAGCACGGGGTCTTTTTTTTTAGCTACAGATTAAAAACACTCCGCAAGTGCTGTTTTTGACGCAGACACAAATGAGAGACAGTAATGTTGCAGTGACAAAGGGAAGATGGGGCCGTTACTGGTCCTAGCTTTTTACCCTCCCAAAGCCAGCTGCTCTGATACATGAGGCAGAGACTCAAACAGGTTTCAAATAGTATTTCAAATAGTCAAGTGTTCTTTTTCTGGGATCAGTCTCTCAAAGATATACGATTaagaacggggtgggggggaccccACCATTTAAGAAATCTAAGCTATTGGgaagtcttattttttatttttggtcttcAGAAGCTTGAAATGAAACACACGTGTTTTTACTTTACCTGGATTAAGGAAAGCTacagaaaacttaagaaaaaaacaaagaaacatttttagaacACACTGCTCGCTGCTCCCTCCAGGCACTTGGCCTGGTGGTATGTGGCGCTTCCCCCCCAGCACCCAACAAGCACAGGCAAGACCACAGGGAAAGTATCTGTGGTGATGTAAAAACGAAAGGCCAAGATAGGAAGAAGAATATGGTATTTAAGTAGTTTGAAAGCACACGTTTGGAGATCCCTCATCCAGATTACAGGAAAATGCTGCGGGGGATCCTGGAGGCCCAACCCCCACCTGTCTGCAGGCCAGCAAGTGCTCCTCGTAATTACTGCGTGTCAGCCTCCTAATGCAATCTAAATCTTAGCTTTCAACAGAATGATTGTGTAACTATCGCCTCTGCTTGGAATGGCCTCGGAATTCTAAACTCACATTTCGATGGCCCcttaaaattatgtatatgttctagaaagttattttttattcattgtttccATCACCTACTTGttagctttaagaaaaaaaatttttttagtataaaaagAATTGTGTTCACTAAGCCAGCTCACTTCTGACCACAATAGTGTCTTTGTGTATTCATTGAAGGTGACCTGCCTCCACATTTCAATGGGGAATTGTGAATGGGACGTGTTATGAAACTGTCCGAACTTCCTACTTGCTTGCATgggagaagcaaggagagaaACATAACTGCATGTTCTCTTTTGGAAAATAACTTCCAACGACAGGCTGCGGAAGGGTGACCTGCCGTAGGTTTGGAAGCAGTGTTTCAGGCGTGTTCGCGGGAATGCCAGCCGAGGCAGGAAGCCACCTGCTGCTCTCCCACGCCTCTCTCAGAACTCCCCAGGTCTGCAGTATGCACCCTCCTCCGGAAAAATCGGCACAGCCAGCATCAAgttaaaaagaaacccacagCTCCAGGGAAATTTCACTAATGCTGCAGTGtttcaatttttgtttctgtgtcaaCTGTAAAGCCAGCTCTACCTGACAATTCATTAGGAAAGCAACTGCAAAAATAGCCCTACGTGGGGAAATCAGTATCTCTCAGCACAAGATGGTATTCTGTTATGAAATGCAAACTGTGAGAGCGAatgtgaacccaggcagtctggtgtCGAACAGGATCAGAACGACCTTGGGCAAAAGAACTTCCCCAAAATTCATCAACTGACCTTTAGCCTTTTTAGACTGTCAAAAATGCAGTTAAATACCGATCCCAGATGTGAACTACCGTTCCCTACTAAcatcacttttttaaaacttcaagacaaaaaaatacaTCCCCTAAGACCATCTGTTTCTTGCGGCTGTCCTTGGATTTGCTCTCCTTgcagcttcccctcccccactgggctccctgaGTTTGGATCCACTTCTACGGCTTCAACTCTACGTAGACGGCTCCTCAATCTCTGAATCTCGACTCCAGCCCTGGCTCAAGCTTCCACTTTGCATTTCCTATTGTCTGGTGATTATCTTTCCACTTGGACGGTCCTCTGGCATCTGCCACGCTACAAACCGAACTCCGTCAGTTACttcacaccccctcccccttcccaagcCAGTTCAGGGTCTGcgaggatcctgcttctcctacAGGCACCATTTTTAATAACCTGAGTTACAACAGGTGTCCATTCAATCACCCAGTTCCATAGCCTATTTCTACACTGCTTCTCAAACCTCTCTTCCTTCTGTTCACGGGCACCGCTCTGCCCTGGGTCTGAAGAGACCTGACCCTGCCCTGCACACCAGGACCAGATCCATATTCCTGAACTGGAGCACAAATTCAGATCTTCCACTGCTCAAACACCTTCAAACGCTTCTAAGCTCTGCAGGCTGGCCTTAAGGCCTCTCTAACAAGGCAGGCCCTGGTCCACCTTTTCAAGctcttgcttctcttttcccctcATCTGTTAGAATGCACCTTTTCCTTGGAGGCCATCTGTCACACCACCTTGTCCTCTACTTGGCTCCCTGCTGAAAAGCCGCACAGGGTCCCCATGTTCTTGGGTTATTTCGTGCCATGCCCCGATTCCTTGCCCATCCTCCAAATCTTTTTGGACAGgactttctccccccccccccctcctgtGTAGATCCTGGCATCGTTCGtttctgataaatatttactaaatggatattgagaaaatattcatctcacttttaaaaagtactgacATGACAGACTCACGTTTCCCGTAAATCAGTGAGGAGCTACAGGATTCACCGAACGTGGGTGGACACCTCCCGATGACAATAATGTGACAAGTGTAGGTAAGGAGCAGGCGAGAGATTTTCATTACACTGGTTTCCAAAATCTGAAGTGGACGGTTTGCAGACTGGGTAAAAACTCGAAGCTTAAGTGGTTAACAATGTAACTTTCTAAACTGGTTTCTATTACTGTACATTCACTTAAGCAACCAGGGGAGAGCTTTCTGAAAATAATGAATTTCACCTTCTCTTCCACACCATTCCTTCCGCACTCACTGTTTTTGTTGCTAAATTTAAGGTCGCTTTccttaagcaaaacaaaaaaggttaCACCAAAAAAGCATACCACACATGCTTTATTAAGGTGAAATCACATGACTTTGGATTGAGGAAAGTCactttggaacttttttttttttaaataccaagcTACCTTATGACAGTAACCTGGATGTGCTTACCTTCCAGCAGGTCTCATTAATAAATCTCAAAAGCAATCCACAAGAGGAGGAGGGGCACATTTTTGTCATACAACTCATCCAGTTCTGCCCAGCGCTTCCTTATTTAAAAGTGTGATGTAATTTCCTTCTTTCAATCTGGTTTTAGAACCTGATTTCTGTTTATTCAGGGTGATAAATGGTCTTTTCACCCTTATTTAACAACTACCTACACCACTATTTCCTTGCccaaagagagagaagataatCCTATTCAGAGCCAAGATTTGTAAAAAGAAACTGATTTCAGAATGTGACAAattccatgattttattttttactgaaaaaaaagattttcaattcCATGGTTTTCGAGCCTGCCCACATAAGCCCCCATCTGCATGTGTATCTTCAGTCTGAAAATGCCTAAAATAACCACCTTTGagaatattgaaaacaaaacaaaatcccatcGTTTTTATCGTGATTCCTGTCTAAAGCACTGGCAGCCAAGCTGTCCGACACACTGGACATTTAGTGTGGCCGTCTGACAGAAGTTTAACTTTTATTAATAACACGAGAAGACTTACTGATTAACGCTCATCTAACACATTCGGTGTCTATGACAGTTCCAGTGCTGCGTGACCTGAGTTTACTTACTGAGCCAAGGACTCTTCCCAACCAAAGGCCCTAATTCAGGATTTTTCTCAGATTTCACCGTAACAGACCatgatttgggggaagggagcGAAGGGGCAGGCGGGCAGGAATTTCCTTCGTGCTCCCCCGTTACCACGGGAAGCATAAATGGCCTTCGTGTTAGAAGCATAGAGGACTTCACGTCTTTTATATTAAGttaatgaataaaatgtaattGAAATGCTCCTGCAGGAACTCAAGGTACACGTGCCGGTTTCAGGAGCCAGGCAGCGCGGTTCcgcggggtggggagggacatCTGGCCCCACGGCATCCAGCCTCCCCGCGGCATCCAGCCTCCCCGGGCATCCAGCCTCCCCGCGGCATCCAGCCTCCCCTCAGCGGGCCAGCGCGGAACGGCCCACTTGTAGGTGGTAAAAACGGAGGcaacaaggaaaataatttatcttcAGACTGTGGAAAGCAAAGCTGAGTGACATAATTTCTTGAATAATTCAGAGTATTTTCTAGCTGAGTATTTTCAGAAACGGCAAACTAACAAAAACCTATTCGTTCCACAGCATCGTCATCAATAGCCTTTTGATTCGCTTAGTGTCCTCCGCAGCCTCGCGCAGAGGCAGGAGCGGACCACGGTGGGGACGTGGTCTCTTGTCCTTTGTACGCTTCCTACAGATGCTACGATCAGTACCGGCACATGCACGGGGTGGGAAAATATTATTCGTTTTCGACATACACATAATAgatttccaaatggaaaaaacaCGTGGGTTCTATTCTCATCTTAACAAGGAGCACAATAGTCCAATAATGGGAAGGCAGtctttaaaacttgaaaatttacTTAATGAGCACTGGAGTCACCCAATGGGTGACTCCAGATTGTCACAATGAACATAAAACCagtacaaaaaataaactaattctTGGAAACTTATCTGACAAGCATTGTTCTaagtgatttatatatataacttatgtaatcctcccaacaaccccaTGGGGCTGGTTACTATTATGAccctcatttacagatgagggacTGGAGGCACACCAAATGCCTCGCTCCAGGTCAACAGTGGGGCCCGGAGACGTAAGCCAGGCTCTCACCACACCACCGGGCCTCTCTCTCCAAGCCCCTCGGTCTCCTAACTGACCCACTAGAAGGCTTGTGTTAAGTGTGGCTCAGACAGACTTTTCTGGGGATTTGCTGCTTGCTACTAGTTTTTCTTGGGTAACGCTTAGACTATGAAAGTCCCTGTTTTACTTCAACTCCCTCAAATCCTCTTGTGAAAGTTATTAATTGCAGATCTGGCCTATGTATCCTCCGGAAGGGTGGGTTAAGCAtcaattttatattctgtgactACTTTAAGCAATTCTTTCAAAGCCCTCAATCTTTGAGGATACACTGATGGCTCACCATTACACAACTCATTACAAGATAGTTGGTATCAAGCAGGTCTGTCTTTACCCATAACAGGGGTCCCCACATATACCCAATGGGCCTCATTTTAACACACTCTCGCAGCATGGATCCCGGCAATGGTGTTACAATCAGGCTCCATTTTAAAGTCTAGAATTTAATAACAGAATATCTTGTATTTGTAAAGCACTCCACAAATTACAAAGCACTTTCTGCTACATTATCTCACCTGATCCCCAGAACATCCCTGTAAGAGGAGGCAGGGATTAGACTCTgcattctgcagatgaggaagtGAGGCCAAACATCTTCCTGTTAGCAGAAAGGCCAGTGAGGCTCTTCTGCTCTCTAATCCAGCACTCCCCTGCTACACTTTCACTCCTTTCCTCTCCACCGTCTCTTCATTCTAGGCAAAAacctcacttctttctttttccctttttttttttttaaagattttatttattttagagagagagcatgagcaaggggcagggcagagggagagaaagagaatccaagcagaatccccactgaatgcggagggggtgggggatgacgactccatcccatgaccctgagtcaaaatcagaagtcagacgcttaacggactgaaccaccaaggcaccccaaccTCACTTCTCTTTCTGATGTTCTTATTTATCAGTGGGGAAACTGATGCAGAGATGGCTAAGCGAAATGCTCAAGACCTCAGTGCGAGTCAACTGCAGAGACAGGAACTGGAGCTCCATGCACAGGGTTTTAGTCACAAATTCTTAGAGGGCAAGAATGAGTTATTGCCACAAATGGTTCTCAAGTGCTTATTCTGGAGCAGATCCTATGGTAGTGAAAGAGACATGGCTGCCGCCTGAGAAAGCCTCAATGTAACGAGGAGACAATAAGCAATTTCAGATTGTGATAACGTCCCCaggaggacagggtggggaggCCGGACTGACAAGGGTAGTTAGGGCAGACCTCCCTGAGGCgactttttaaattgaaatttaatgATGAAAAAGAGGCAGCCGTGAGAAGAATTAGAAGAGTATTCTACTCAGCGAATAAAATACAGATTATCTGAAATAACCTGTACCTGGCCAggtttcccattctgtgggtccTCAAGAGGAGCTTCAATGTCTTCTCGTCCTTACGTTCCTACTGCTTCCCCTGAAATGTTGAATCATGGCACTCTGGAGTGGAAAAGGAGTAAATCTCATGTAGCCAGAGCCCCATAGTCTACAAATACATTCACCAAGGCCTGGAAGATTCACCTCTTAGAAAtactgccccattttacagtATGAGGAATTGGGTTAAAGTATCAGTAATGATTCCAAATTGCAGaacccttttttccctttctgaaatCTGAGTCCCACACTAACTTTTCCCCACCTTAAAGCAAATTTCTCTAGTATGCTAGTTACTTTCAGAACCCTGAAACTCACCAGTTTTATCCACCTTTACAGAGCCTGCATTTATGCTGTGCGAAAAACGCCAGAATGCCACAGCTGGATCTTGTGTATCTAGTATCTAGTAGGTTATTCGTTCGCTTTTATGAAGCATGGCCAAACACTAGTAGCACCAAAAGATGCAAAAAGAATCCTGACGATGAGGTACCAATTCAAATTTATTGAGACTGAAAGCAGAGCTGTTTCTCTGGCAGAGAGAGCTGATGACATTCAAATTCCTGGAATTACCCTTGGCACCacctttccctcctctgctcaccTTTCTAAAGCAACCTGATGGTATGTAGACATTCAGGTCAGTTTCAAGCATGTTAGATAGTACCTGTAATTTAGGCAACTTGCTTTTAAAAGCTACCATTAGTATTAGCTGAAAGGGAGTATTATCTGGTTCAACTTCTGAGAAGCAGCAGTTAAGAGTTATTTTCACACAAAAACTCAAGTCTACAGTATAATTAAATCTCACAGAAAGAGTGACCAGTACCTATTGTGAAATGAAGGTAGGAGAAACAATTCATTGAAACAGTAATTTTACCTATCTggtgaaaaaatgaataatttagacATTTCAtaacagccataaaaaaagatttGCTTTCCACCCTTATCAGTGACTGGTCCAATCCTGCTGAGCTTTAAGATGTA
It encodes:
- the ERRFI1 gene encoding ERBB receptor feedback inhibitor 1, with amino-acid sequence MSTAGVAAQEIRVPLKTGFLHDGQAMRTVRTCWGSRSEFENHFLDIDPITMAYSLNSAAQERLTALGHAATCGPRNGSHLAENGPAQKPSLAPLLVPPGEDLGQREEERVVCGFRKLSVNGVCASPPPLTPIKSPPSPFPCAALCDRGSRPLPPLPISEDLSLDETDCEVEFLTSSDTDLLLEDCTLSGFKYDVPGRRSFRGCGQINYAYFDTPAVSAADLSQAPDQTGGVQNSNPPPPQSHRRLRRSHSGPAGSFNKPAIRISSYIHRASPNSDEDKPEVPPRVPIPPRPVKPDYRRWSAEVTSSTYSDEDRPPKVPPREPLSRSNSRTPSPKSLPSYLNGVMPPTQSFAPDPKYVSSKALQRQNSEGSANKVPCILPIIENGKKVSSTHYYLLPERPPYLDRYEKFFREAEETNTSAQTQPPSADCGVVSAAEKLDSKPKLDLGGHVKRKHLSYVVSP